atCAGAAAATgatgatttaataaatatgacaaataatattaaaaagaatttagATTTTGTTgaacaaaatttaaatacaagctcttttaatttatatttactaataaaagaaaaagttctAAAGAATGAAAATtgcttaaaatttttatttgtaaatattttaaatttaaataagcatataattattttatatgatgaacattttaataatacCAAAAAtgtaagaaaattttattttgatttaatatataatttaaaactgAAAAATGTTTCCATTATTGAAGGAGGAATTAATTCTTTTCATAACTTAATTAAGAACGATggaataaattataaaaaaaatacaatatcaaaaaataatgaagttAATGATTTATATTCCTTTCGTAgtatacttaaaaaaagaaaaaatttatatcacTTTCATCAATTACCATTATGTTATTTGtgtgataataaaaatttaaaaaatgtaaaaaagaaaattttagatgaatttttttttgaaatatataatgattATACAATTTTTGAagatttttactattttttaacAGAAAAAAGGGGTcatgttaattttttatcatttattgaTTTGATtaagcaaaaaaaatatgaagaaaaaatgcaacataataataaaaaagaaagtgaAGCATCTATATTCCCATTATCAAGTTTAATCAATTttatcaaaagaaaaaaagttgaaaaagaaaagaataaatCCGTTTCATACATGAATAAGGaatataataacaataataataatagttataataataataataattataaaaataataattataattataatgataaCGATAGTGATAATGatattgataataataatagtgttgatgataataaattttttactcCTAGAAGACATAGCAACTCTCCATTAgatgaaaaagatatatacaATAATGAGCAAGTAAAAAAAGAGTATTTTAgcttaaattattatataggctattataataaaaagaaaaatgaatttttaaatttcccTACAATTGTTGAGaacaattatataaaagatgATATGTGTAatgatatgaaaaataataaattcgacaaatataattttgatgagaaaattgatataaaaacaaaatttgaATATcgtaataattataatataggccatttaaaaaataatttaaatgaaaatgtgAAGAAATGGAAAGATTCTGAAGAGATATATGAAGAACCgaataatgaattttttcaGAAAAATAAGAAGCtttcaaataataatgaatatacAAAAAGTAAACATGATAGCAGTTCATGTAtctataatttatattcttaCGTTGATATATTATGTTATAATAGTTTATTAAACAAAGATAACtgcaaaatttataattgttTTATCATTTACGTTTACCAACCCATAATTCCTCATAATATTAGatcaaataatattataagtAATTTTATACAATATGttaaatacattaaaaattttaagggaaataataatttaataaatgatccaaatatatatttaagttGTAATAAATTGAActcaaatttattttttaatttatcatatttcccatttaataatttaagaaaaattaattttccTAACTCCTTTTTAAGTAATACTTGCCAAAAagtagaaaatgaaaatttaaataaggataattttttatatcaaacAAGAGAAGAAGTAATTCGAGAAAAACAAGTAAGGGATAAGGATGAAGAAGAtggagaaaaaaataaagaaaaaaattataactaTTACGATGAAATAGTAAATGattctattttaaataatatatggaTAAAAAACAAACCTGAATTAGGCTTATGTAAACTAATGATTTAtgatcattttttaattttatatggtacaccttatttatataatgttaatttattaataaataaaaaaaaaaaaaaaaaaaacataaataaatatatttataaatgtgataaagaaaaattaaaaaatttagaaaaaagtaATAGTGAAGATTATGATACCTTAAATcaacaaaatttaaaagaaaatttaaaagaagagAAAGATCGTTTAAATAAACATATTGATATTGGgactttaaattttttaaaagaaagaaaagaatataacaaaaaagagTATCAaaacttaaaatattatgacgatttattacataaaatgataatacataaatataaagacttaaaaaaaaaagatattttatttaatattgactgttataaaataaatagtatTAATTTAAACTGGAATCTTTTGTCTaatcatttatttcataGTACAACCAAAGAGCATATAAGTGatacatataattattataaatcatattttaatttatctaaaaataatttgtcaaataaaaaagaaaaatcctATTATTCAAGTTCTGTGTCTAATAATACTTGTTCATATATATCCGATGAACATGATTTCTCTTTTTCAGATTATCACAgtttatatatgaaaaatatgaaaataataaaaaattcagacgatttaaataaaaatgaaaaattgaaCTATGAATATCATAATATGGCAATTGATGCAATTAATGTTTATGGAATATTTGATTTACGtactatttataaaataacaacaaaaagaaattcaaataaaaccctttatttttattttgcaaCAAACAAGGTACAGTAGcattgtataattttttttacttatttataattatttattcatttttattttttttttttttttttccagaATATACCtttaatgattttaaattttgaaaacGAAGCTGAAGTTCAATCATGTGTTTATTCAGTTAAGGAAATATACTCATGTTTTGCAAATAAGAAATAGAGTATAATTAAAAGTAGTTCCCTTTTTGTTTATTACTTAAAATTCAATGCatctattatatatttttttttttagttcatattttttttttgatctatactaataataatatttgtaAGTAAAAAtgcttttacttttttattttttttttaaatacttaTAAATACTCATAATTCTAAAGTATCAAGGAtgatatgtatatatatttcttaaaaacaAAGttctaattatattttttttttaaataaattacaaGTGTTTACtgtaacttaaaaaaaaaaaaaaaaatataagcatATAATATTGCAAAATAATTaagaaatcaaaaaaaaaaaaaaaaaaaaagtatcaCTTTAATCAACAATGCAAAatgtacaaaaaaaaattattaaaaaagataataggcataaataaattttttattaaatacaaaatttttttcatcgaAATACTCatagcatatatatatatatatataagaatgctattatttataaaaaggtGCAAACACAATATATCAAtttaatggaaaaaaaagttaaataattataaataaaaattcaaaaatataaatatgtattaattttaatttaaaacaaaaacatgatattaaaagtaaaaaatatactagTACAAAAAggacaattttttttttttttttaaatgacatatatattcatataaaaaattgtaaaattatatagataCATTATTGTATCTTAAGAAATTTCATTTATGGATGGTGCTCTATACAAATTATTTTGTTCAATGAAATGCTCATCATTGTTAGATGgattattattcatatattcaTAATAGTTATTACAATAgtcatttaatttattacaaCAATTAGATTCATTATTAAGATAATCATATTTTGAGTTATCTaaaattttatcataatttcCAAAATgagaattattttcattattatgcTGATgattgaaaattttattaccGTTGCAATTTTTTCGATTTTCATAATTTGAATGGTTGAAATTTTGATATTCATAATTTGCTTGATTATTATGATGTTTCTGATTATTACAATACTTCTGATTTTCGTAGTTTTGTTGGTTATCATCATTATACTGATTATGGTAATTCtgtttatttttgtaattatgAAGATTGTTATATTGTGGTTCACTGTTATATTCTACACTATTATGACTTGGTTCATtaatataatgaatattagaaatattattatggTTGTTTTCTCCATATGgattattatttgaaatattGTAATTAACTTCTCCTTGAACATCAATTGcatcttcttcatttatGTGGTTATTTCGAAAATTAcagttatttttttgattattttcACATTTTTCTCTATTATCACTTATATTGTACTTTTCTTTCGTTTCATTTTCATAATGGTGAgccaatattttttttattctattagAATTTATCCATGGGAAGTTAGTTCTTTTTGTTCCTTTAATTTCATTAGTTGTTTCCTCTTGAGGTCTtgacaaaaaaaatgaatcttTATGAAATCCattgcttttttttaaacaatcTGTTTTTTCACAGATAGCTCTGGGTGTTAAAGTTCTGTCTAAATTATCCCTAGCTTGTTTAGGGAGATTTAatctttctttttcaaaaGGGCCATCAGGATTTGCATACGGAGGGTTCCTATTTTTTACCTCCGGTAGCTTATCACTTCTTTTTGCATCTTCAGAAACTGTTAAAAATCTGTCATTTTCTAAATTCGACTTATTGTGTGGAGCAGATTTTCCCATAATTCTTTTCCATGTATGATAAGTTTTTTCTAAATCATATTCatcaatatttatatttacagTTGCACTTCCACTCTTTCTACCTACACATATGCTCATTTTACCTTGCGTGTCAGGTACTAGCTTAGTTTCAAAAAATTGTTGTTGATTGTCATAGGTGGAATAAGAGATCAATGGCCTTTTGGCTGGAGGAATTTCCACTGGTTTGTGATCTGAATGATTTAAAGCATCCTTCATTTGTGAACTATCGCTATTTacatttgatattttttttcttgagtTTATATTTAGCTCAGTAATTCTATCACAAACAACACCagcattttcatttttatccaTATATGTTCCACAATTTTgcataacaattttttttccaaATCTAGTTTCTACATTTTCTTGAGGTATTATCGGatttgatatatattttctttgttgtaacatttttaaaagacAAATTAATTTCTTACGATGAATATATATGGAGAGACTTTATGATACAAAAAAAgccagaaaaaaaaaaaaaattaaacaaatttaataaaattacgtaaaaacaaaaactataagtaaaatatatatgaaaattttgacttattCTACATTATAacatttgttatttttttgtcttttttcttaaaatttttttttttttttcttatggagatgttaaatttttaaactattcttaaatatttcattttattttttttttttttccgtaaaattttatatgcaGCACTTAATAATTAAAGGTAGAGTTGCGCAAAATCCTATATCTTCCTTATAtgagttaattttttttttttttttgtaatataaaaagaaatatattaaatgttgtattttttatcaaatgCTGCAACTCATATGAATgctattttttgtttttttttttttttttatttcttataaagTCTTcccaatttattttttattattcataagATTCTTAGTActatattttactttatataGTAATCACCATACAAGACTTAATAGAAAAAGgcaaattaaataaagaaaaaaaaattacaaatcaTATTACTTAATAATTCAAACTTCGCATAtacaaaatttaattatacttAAAAGTTTATTagatttaatgaaaaaatatttgaaataggtaatatttatataaaaactttttGCTTTTTGTGCACACATTTCCAAAAGTAACTTTACCTATATCATAGAATAGTAAAGTatgttgaaaaaaaaaaaagataattaaactaaaaaaaataaaaaaaaatgaacaataaaaaataaaaagtcaaatacataattaaaaatagccTATTAAAttcaaaatgaaaaatcctatatataaaatactaTGAGAGAAATAAATAGTCAATAATTAAAAAgtgatatagaaaaaaaaaaaaaaaaattaagaatagAAAAACAAATATCTAAACGGAAAGCGCTCCTaagaaataagaaataaCCATAAAAGTTACAtgatattaaatatattttatatcataatattatttttagataTCTTAATATTCAACAATCTTGAAAcattatatttcttaaatCCTTTATTTCTAtactcaattttttttttttttttggcacacacatttttatttaaattatattttttatttcacatttttaaatttattttattttatataaaatatttttagatatTATGTATGttcttaaatttaaaatgaatatgtaaacttaaattttttatgtatgttatctttttcttttaacatataaatagtaatcaaaaattttatataaaaatggtataaaaaaaattgatgtTAAAAGCAAATTCAGAGGCTtccaataaaaatttattttttatgatttaaacgcttttctttaatttttgttttttaaaacgattaaaaatacaaaaaattattttaagaacttattgaataaataataataaaacttatttaattataattataaatatattacttCTGACACATAATtttctataaattttttagatgattatttttaaatttaaaaattcttgATACGTttaacatttaaaaattttttattttattttcaaaagaATATccaacattttttttaaaattattagatAATTTTAAGCATGTGTACATATGTAagtatgtaatttttttttttaaggaaaatatattttttcaagaAATGCTGGaaattagataaaatatttaaccataaaataattatatgctttaatattttagtaaataaactcaaaacataaatttttttatttatttttattttcgtttaaaaaaaatatatttcaaagGGTAACTTCATATTTTTCACTTAAACTGTTGAAACCTgattttcataatatttctaaattaaatttaaatgaatctATAATTTAtgaacaaatatatatatatacaatataaaagtaattgtttaaaaaatgagTTTAGATTATTTTTAGGGCACATAgactataattaaaaaaaaaaaaaaaggaaaaaaaaaaagaaaaaatattgtaCATATACTTGagtatataaacaaaaatttattttaaaaaaccAAAAGATATATTCCATAATTCTACAATAATATTCTCTTGATGAgtcatatgaaaaatatttataaaaataaaatttaaagaaagtaaatgaaataattaaaatctcttttcattttttttgaaatatttaaaatgaaatttagtaaaaaattatatgaaagaGCCCACCCAAAATATAGGGAACATTATATTGCATATAAAGAGTTAAAAAAAGTGGTAAAATTAATAACTggtaataaataaaacaattaaattttttatataacaaCTTTgtgtttaataaatattaacattattagtttttaattttatatatatatatatatatttctaagAGTAtagttaattttaaaatttaagaaaCTACAAAAAAAAGCATAAAACTGCTTTTCCAATAGAAAAAGATCAAAATTACTGtttctaaaaattaaataaattattatttaaaaagaaaaagagctaatatttgttaaatttctttttttttaggtaAGGACACTTCCACATATACAATTAAAGAAGTTACTAGTAATTTTGGAAATATAAGAGCATTAAGTGGAACAGAATATAAATCAACTGAATCAAGATTTCaagatatattaaattctgaattagataaaattaataagtttacattaaatataattaaagatTGGTTTAATGAAGCAGAAttctattataaaaaacTAAAAGAAGAATGTTTTTTAGACTTAAAAAATGTTGAAAATAAACTTAATGAATTAGGTGATACTTTGATATTTTTGGaaagttataaaaatataaatttcattGGATTTCGTAaaataactaaaaaatttgataaaCATAGTGATAAAAATGTAAGTTCATCCTTTTATATAAGTGTTgtaataaaaagtttttttatgaattttgaCATGAATTTTTTGGTATGTATATTATCAATATGCTATAAATACTTTAGAATTTCGAAAAATAAGCATAATGATATAGATCAAAGatcattaaaagaaattaactCGAATAAAAGTGGAATAATAGAAAACGatgataatgataaaaatcaTAATTCTCAAGTTGAgaaggaagaaaaaaaattaaatgaaagtaGCTTACATAACATAGAAGGCGTTAACAGTTATcccataaataaaaatagtgatTTTATAAGAGATGAAAAAGGAGGAAATAACATTAGGGAAGATGAGttgaatattaaaaatgccAAATATATTGTTAAGTTACAAGATCTAATATCTGTAAAAGTAGAAATTGCAAAACATTTTACTTTTCGATATTATGACTTAGAAGAATACGAATTTATACCAAATATTAAAAGGTTTATAGAAATGATATCTACtaataaaattcaaaattaTATGATTACCATTTATTTTGACGATTCTAATTTAAGTacttattataattttgtaaataGAAATATTCATCATGTA
The sequence above is drawn from the Plasmodium relictum strain SGS1 genome assembly, chromosome: 14 genome and encodes:
- the TLAP1 gene encoding thioredoxin-like associated protein 1, putative — protein: MLQQRKYISNPIIPQENVETRFGKKIVMQNCGTYMDKNENAGVVCDRITELNINSRKKISNVNSDSSQMKDALNHSDHKPVEIPPAKRPLISYSTYDNQQQFFETKLVPDTQGKMSICVGRKSGSATVNINIDEYDLEKTYHTWKRIMGKSAPHNKSNLENDRFLTVSEDAKRSDKLPEVKNRNPPYANPDGPFEKERLNLPKQARDNLDRTLTPRAICEKTDCLKKSNGFHKDSFFLSRPQEETTNEIKGTKRTNFPWINSNRIKKILAHHYENETKEKYNISDNREKCENNQKNNCNFRNNHINEEDAIDVQGEVNYNISNNNPYGENNHNNISNIHYINEPSHNSVEYNSEPQYNNLHNYKNKQNYHNQYNDDNQQNYENQKYCNNQKHHNNQANYEYQNFNHSNYENRKNCNGNKIFNHQHNNENNSHFGNYDKILDNSKYDYLNNESNCCNKLNDYCNNYYEYMNNNPSNNDEHFIEQNNLYRAPSINEIS